One segment of Anopheles stephensi strain Indian chromosome 3, UCI_ANSTEP_V1.0, whole genome shotgun sequence DNA contains the following:
- the LOC118512772 gene encoding probable cytochrome P450 305a1, translated as MITLTLAALALILLVAFLLKELWRPANYPPGPRWLPIVGNTPLVRKMAAKHGGLLANVFDELSESYRSSVIGLKLGRERVVVGLGYDEVKDIFFNEAFQSRPDNLFVRLRTLGTRLGITFTDGEFWNEQRSFVTRHLRQAGYGRQKMHAQIQTELNELLDVLENRMEQPIWPGSILAISVINVLWTIVTGSRVPREDDRLQRLLLLLHERTKAFDMSGGTLNQLPWLRFIAPEWSGYNLLRRFNKQLTEFFTPTIEQHHENFSDDKAVDDLIYAYIKEMRDRKDSNFTDVQLTMIILDLFIAGGHTTSTTIDLALMMMLVRPDLQTKIHSEIDTELRHDAVPHYDDHHKLPYVEAFLLEVHRFFSIAPVSGPRRALADCTLGGYRVPKNTTVLYGLRNVHMDPEHWGDPEVFRPERFLGEERQIVNTERLFAFGQGKRRCLGETLARSSLFTIFVGVMQRYSLLKPEDEGHESDMAPSLTLRPGITLSAKPYNVVFKRRKQAGF; from the exons ATGATCACACTAACGCTGGCAGCACTGGCACTGATCTTGCTGGTAGCATTTCTGCTGAAGGAACTGTGGCGCCCAGCGAACTATCCTCCTG GACCCCGATGGCTACCGATCGTCGGCAACACTCCGCTAGTGCGCAAGATGGCGGCCAAGCATGGTGGACTATTGGCGAACGTGTTCGATGAACTGTCGGAATCGTATCGAAGCAGCGTGATTGGACTGAAGCTTGGTCGGGAACGCGTTGTCGTTGGGCTGGGATACGATGAGGTGAAGGACATTTTCTTCAACGAAGCGTTCCAGAGTAGACCCGATAATTTATTCGTCCGATTACGGACGCTTGGGACGAG ACTTGGCATCACCTTTACGGATGGCGAATTCTGGAACGAGCAGAGAAGCTTCGTCACACGCCATCTCCGACAGGCTGGCTATGGACGGCAGAAAATGCACGCTCAGATTCAAACGGAGCTAAACGAACTGCTGGATGTGCTCGAAAATCGTATGGAACAACCAATCTGGCCTGGATCGATCCTCGCGATCAGCGTGATTAATGTGCTCTGGACGATCGTAACCGGTTCCCGCGTTCCGCGAGAAGACGATCGTCTCCAAAgacttttgctgctgcttcacgaACGTACCAAAGCCTTCGACATGTCCGGTGGCACCCTGAACCAACTGCCCTGGCTACGGTTTATCGCACCGGAATGGAGTGGCTACAACTTGCTGCGTCGCTTCAACAAACAACTGACGGAATTCTTCACTCCAACGATCGAGCAGCATCACGAGAACTTCTCCGACGATAAAGCGGTGGACGATCTCATCTACGCGTACATTAAGGAGATGCGCGATCGCAAGGATTCCAACTTTACCGACGTGCAGCTGACGATGATCATACTGGATCTGTTCATAGCGGGAGGCCATACGACAAGCACCACGATCGATCTTGCCCTCATGATGATGCTCGTCCGTCCTGATTTGCAGACGAAAATCCACTCGGAAATCGATACTGAACTGAGGCACGATGCCGTTCCTCACTATGACGATCATCACAAGCTTCCGTACGTGGAGGCGTTCCTGTTGGAAGTGCATCGTTTCTTTAGCATTGCGCCGGTGAGTGGACCGAGGCGAGCGCTTGCGGATTGTACGCTGGGAGGCTACCGGGTACCCAAGAACACTACGGTTCTCTACGGACTGCGCAACGTACACATGGACCCGGAGCACTGGGGCGATCCGGAAGTGTTTCGTCCGGAACGGTTCCTCGGCGAGGAACGGCAGATCGTCAACACGGAACGGCTGTTCGCGTTTGGCCAGGGCAAGCGTAGATGTCTCGGTGAAACATTGGCCCGGTCCAGTCTGTTTACGATCTTCGTTGGAGTTATGCAGCGTTACAGTCTGCTCAAACCGGAGGATGAAGGGCACGAGTCGGATATGGCGCCATCGTTGACACTCAGGCCAGGAATTACGCTCTCGGCGAAACCGTACAACGTGGTGTTCAAACGGCGAAAGCAAGCGGGTTTTTAA
- the LOC118512771 gene encoding probable cytochrome P450 305a1: MFAILLGLAVALLFAYLINEFRRPANYPPGPPWLPVVGNTPYIRKLARQYGGQHKVFELLGKIYRSNVIGLKLGREYVVVALNYPAVNEVHRNDVFAGRPNNFFIRLRTMGTRLGVTCTDGPFWVEHRSFVTRHLRQVGYGRQPMQLQIQNELNELVDVIREREAQPIWPGSILSTSVINVLWTFVTGTRIPRDDDRLQRLLRLLQDRSKAFDMSGGVLSQLPWLRFIAPEWSGYNLLRRFNLELNEFFAPTIAAHHRDFSEEKANDDLIYGYIKEMRDRREDPDTTFTDRQLTMIILDIFIAGGQTTSTTLDLAFMMMIVRPDIQARIRKEIDETLRPDELPNQQTDRTQLPYTDAFLLEVQRFFHIVPVSGPRRTLSDCTLGGYRLPKNTTVLIGLRTVHMDPDYWGDPEVFRPERFLESGKGDASSAGKVHLHTDRLMFFGIGKRRCLGEVLARACLFTFFVGVMQKFELLKPTEASDPEAEPSIVLRPGITLSPKPYTVVFRPRL; encoded by the exons ATGTTCGCCATCCTGCTCGGCCTGGCGGTGGCATTGTTGTTCGCTTATCTCATCAATGAATTTCGACGACCAGCCAACTATCCACCGG GTCCACCATGGCTCCCGGTGGTAGGAAACACACCCTACATTCGAAAACTTGCCCGCCAATACGGTGGCCAGCATAAGGTGTTCGAGCTGTTGGGCAAAATCTACCGCTCCAATGTGATCGGACTAAAGCTGGGCCGTGAGTATGTGGTCGTCGCCCTCAACTATCCCGCCGTCAATGAGGTACACCGGAACGATGTGTTTGCCGGGCGACCGAACAACTTCTTCATTCGCTTGCGGACCATGGGAACAAG ACTCGGCGTTACCTGCACGGATGGACCGTTCTGGGTGGAGCATCGCAGCTTCGTTACACGTCACCTGCGCCAGGTCGGCTATGGCCGGCAGCCGATGCAACTGCAGATACAGAACGAGCTGAACGAGCTGGTCGATGTGATCCGCGAGCGGGAAGCGCAACCGATCTGGCCCGGCAGTATCCTCTCGACCAGTGTCATCAACGTGCTGTGGACGTTTGTGACCGGAACGCGCATACCACGGGACGATGATCGGCTGCAGCGATTGCTTCGTCTGCTGCAGGACCGTTCGAAAGCGTTCGACATGTCCGGTGGTGTGTTGAGTCAGTTGCCATGGCTACGCTTCATCGCGCCCGAGTGGAGCGGCTACAATCTGCTGCGACGGTTCAATCTGGAGCTGAACGAATTCTTTGCACCAACCATCGCGGCCCACCATCGGGACTTTAGCGAAGAGAAAGCGAACGACGATCTGATCTACGGCTACATCAAGGAGATGCGTGATCGTCGCGAAGACCCCGACACGACCTTCACCGATCGGCAGCTGACGATGATCATTCTGGACATATTTATCGCTGGTGGACAAACTACGAGCACTACGCTCGATCTAGCgttcatgatgatgatcgttcggCCCGATATTCAGGCCCGCATTCGCAAGGAAATCGACGAAACGCTTCGTCCCGACGAGCTACCGAACCAGCAAACCGATCGAACGCAGCTTCCGTACACCGATGCGTTCCTGCTGGAAGTTCAGCGGTTCTTCCACATCGTCCCGGTTAGTGGGCCACGTCGCACACTGTCCGACTGTACGCTGGGCGGCTACCGGCTACCGAAGAACACTACCGTGCTAATAGGCCTTCGAACCGTCCACATGGATCCGGACTATTGGGGTGATCCGGAGGTGTTTCGTCCGGAACGATTCCTCGAGTCCGGGAAGGGCGATGCGTCGTCTGCGGGTAAGGTACATCTGCACACCGATCGGTTAATGTTTTTCGGAATTGGGAAGCGTCGATGTTTGGGTGAGGTGCTGGCCCGAGcctgtttgtttacgttttttgTTGGCGTGATGCAAAAGTTTGAGCTACTTAAGCCGACGGAAGCGTCGGATCCGGAGGCGGAACCATCGATCGTGCTGCGGCCGGGTATTACGCTCTCGCCGAAACCGTACACAGTGGTGTTTCGTCCACGGTTGTAG
- the LOC118512767 gene encoding protein cycle-like isoform X2, with protein sequence MTGGPDASLLVDPSLAGTMSAVSNLSTLSAAGSGNHHLHLSDHGHSHHDHQHASGGARKRKFSFNDTSDIEDDTCDDSKSVRTTDESKKQNHSEIEKRRRDKMNTYITELSAMIPMCHAMSRKLDKLTVLRMAVQHLKTIRGAVHSYTEGHYKPAFLSDQELKMLILQAAEGFLFVVGCDRGRILYVSESVSHILNYSQGDLLGQSWFDILHPKDVAKVKEQLSSSDLSPRERLIDAKTMLPVKTDVPQGVTRLCPGARRSFFCRMKCKANVQVKEEADQPNSVSSVNNVCHRRKKQVNSDKKYSVIQCTGYLKSWAPAKIGLEENETDGEGDSCNLSCLVAVGRVQPNLNQSCSLTANGLHTPSGANGRSRNGQNSNAGTGACTSGGNTGSSSNGNPAATPSNGSGKSLNRNNIPNLRNVQFISRHAMDGKFLFVDQRATLVLGFLPQELLGTSMYEYYHHEDIPALAESHKAALQATQCVTTSVYRLRTKETGFVRLQSEWKSFRNPWTKEIEYLIAKNNVILSELGDAGAARAGGYGMGELGDGTGETGSGASGQPGVGYEFFNHTNGREIQRMINSHVEAGKIGRQIAEQVLDHQRRVGDSSSESSPNPNEPTMQPTFSSALSETNHSNDALTSGEHSMVTSTGVSPSSIAVVPPAVTTRINGTLPGYSHVQTNAIISPEHDVSQTQASSTDGNDEAAMAVIMSLLEADAGLGGPVDFSGLPWPLP encoded by the exons ATGACCGGTGGCCCGGATGCGTCCCTCCTGGTGGATCCGTCGCTGGCCGGCACAATGTCTGCGGTGAGCAACCTGAGCACGCTTTCGGCAGCCGGAAGCGGCAACCATCATCTGCATCTTTCCGACCACGGCCACTCGCACCATGATCACCAGCACGCTTCCGGTGGCGCACGGAAGCGAAAGTTTTCCTTCAA TGACACGAGCGACATTGAAGATGACACCTGTGATGACTCCAAATCCGTCAGGACGACCGATGAGAGCAAAAA GCAAAACCACAGCGAGATCGAGAAGCGGCGGCGGGACAAGATGAACACCTACATTACGGAGCTGTCCGCGATGATACCGATGTGCCATGCGATGTCCCGCAAGCTGGATAAGCTCACGGTCCTGCGGATGGCCGTGCAGCATCTGAAAACGATCCGGGGCGCCGTACATTCGTACACGGAGGGTCACTACAAGCCGGCCTTTCTGTCCGACCAGGAGCTGAAGATGTTGATACTGCAGGCGGCCGAAGGGTTTCTGTTTGTGGTCGGCTGTGACCGGGGCCGGATACTTTACGTGTCGGAGTCGGTTTCGCACATACTGAACTATTCCCAG gGTGATCTGTTAGGACAAAGCTGGTTCGACATACTGCATCCGAAGGATGTGGCCAAAGTGAAAGAGCAGCTATCATCATCCGATCTGAGTCCCCGGGAACGTTTAATCGATGCCAAAA CGATGCTTCCGGTCAAGACGGACGTGCCGCAAGGCGTAACACGGCTCTGTCCCGGCGCCCGCCGTTCGTTCTTTTGCCGTATGAAGTGTAAAGCGAACGTGCAGGTAAAGGAGGAAGCGGACCAACCGAACAGTGTGTCCAGCGTGAACAATGTGTGCCATCGGCGCAAAAAGCAAGTAAATTCCG ATAAGAAGTATTCCGTGATACAGTGCACCGGGTACCTGAAATCGTGGGCCCCGGCCAAGATTGGGCTGGAGGAGAACGAGACGGACGGCGAGGGTGATTCGTGCAATCTGTCCTGTCTGGTGGCGGTCGGCCGGGTACAACCGAACCTCAACCAAAGCTGCAGTCTGACCGCGAACGGTCTGCACACACCGAGCGGTGCCAACGGACGGTCACGCAACGGGCAGAATTCAAATGCTGGCACGGGAGCATGTACGAGCGGTGGTAACACGGGATCGTCCAGCAACGGAAATCCAGCAGCGACACCAAGCAACGGGAGCGGGAAGTCCCTGAACCGCAACAACATTCCAAACCTGCGCAATGTCCAGTTCATCTCACGACACGCAATGGACGGCAAGTTCCTGTTCGTTGATCAGCGGGCAACGCTCGTGCTTGGCTTTTTGCCCCAGGAACTGCTCGGGACGAGTATGTACGAGTACTACCATCACGAGGACATTCCGGCGCTGGCAGAATCGCATAAGGCCGCTCTGCAAGCGACACAGTGCGTCACCACATCCGTGTATCGGTTGCGCACGAAGGAGACCGGGTTTGTGAGGCTTCAGAGTGAGTGGAAATCGTTCCGAAATCCGTGGACGAAGGAGATCGAGTATCTGATCGCGAAGAACAACGTGATCCTGTCGGAGTTGGGCGATGCTGGGGCGGCACGTGCCGGTGGGTATGGCATGGGAGAGCTCGGTGATGGGACGGGTGAGACGGGGTCGGGAGCTTCCGGTCAACCCGGCGTAGGGTACGAGTTCTTCAATCACA CGAATGGACGTGAGATACAGCGCATGATCAACTCGCACGTCGAGGCGGGCAAAATCGGGCGCCAGATAGCGGAACAGGTGTTGGACCATCAGCGACGGGTGGGAGATTCTTCCTCAG AAAGCAGCCCCAATCCGAACGAACCGACGATGCAGCCCACCTTCAGCTCGGCCCTGTCCGAGACGAACCATTCGAACGATGCGCTCACGTCCGGCGAGCACAGCATGGTCACCTCCACCGGTGTATCGCCTTCCTCGATTGCCGTCGTACCACCTGCCGTAACGACACGCATCAATGGAACGCTGCCCGGCTACAGCCATGTGCAGACGAACGCCATCATCAGTCCGGAGCATG acGTCTCACAAACGCAAGCCAGCAGCACGGACGGCAACGATGAGGCGGCGATGGCGGTGATCATGAGTCTGCTGGAGGCGGATGCCGGGCTCGGTGGTCCGGTAGATTTTTCCGGCCTTCCCTGGCCACTGCCGTGA
- the LOC118512767 gene encoding aryl hydrocarbon receptor nuclear translocator-like protein 1 isoform X1: MVARNFSLQDLPYNRVLQVPDEEREFLALDELKPHQLTELGVTVTNSSSAQQQPQHRPPADQVDQVPNPVITTGGLLQNYHHHNVFYELGAATHSPSNASAVPTEHMTGGPDASLLVDPSLAGTMSAVSNLSTLSAAGSGNHHLHLSDHGHSHHDHQHASGGARKRKFSFNDTSDIEDDTCDDSKSVRTTDESKKQNHSEIEKRRRDKMNTYITELSAMIPMCHAMSRKLDKLTVLRMAVQHLKTIRGAVHSYTEGHYKPAFLSDQELKMLILQAAEGFLFVVGCDRGRILYVSESVSHILNYSQGDLLGQSWFDILHPKDVAKVKEQLSSSDLSPRERLIDAKTMLPVKTDVPQGVTRLCPGARRSFFCRMKCKANVQVKEEADQPNSVSSVNNVCHRRKKQVNSDKKYSVIQCTGYLKSWAPAKIGLEENETDGEGDSCNLSCLVAVGRVQPNLNQSCSLTANGLHTPSGANGRSRNGQNSNAGTGACTSGGNTGSSSNGNPAATPSNGSGKSLNRNNIPNLRNVQFISRHAMDGKFLFVDQRATLVLGFLPQELLGTSMYEYYHHEDIPALAESHKAALQATQCVTTSVYRLRTKETGFVRLQSEWKSFRNPWTKEIEYLIAKNNVILSELGDAGAARAGGYGMGELGDGTGETGSGASGQPGVGYEFFNHTNGREIQRMINSHVEAGKIGRQIAEQVLDHQRRVGDSSSESSPNPNEPTMQPTFSSALSETNHSNDALTSGEHSMVTSTGVSPSSIAVVPPAVTTRINGTLPGYSHVQTNAIISPEHDVSQTQASSTDGNDEAAMAVIMSLLEADAGLGGPVDFSGLPWPLP; the protein is encoded by the exons atggTTGCGCGCAACTTCTCGCTCCAGGATCTACCGTACAATCGTGTCCTGCAAGTGCCGGACGAGGAACGTGAGTTTCTGGCACTGGACGAGCTGAAACCACACCAGCTGACTGAGCTGGGCGTAACGGTCACGAACTCTTCGTCCGCTCAACAGCAACCACAGCACAGACCACCGGCGGACCAGGTTGACCAGGTGCCAAATCCGGTCATCACCACCGGTGGACTGCTGCAGAACTATCACCATCATAACGTTTTCTATGAGCTTGGAGCAGCAACACATTCGCCGTCCAA TGCCAGTGCGGTGCCGACCGAGCACATGACCGGTGGCCCGGATGCGTCCCTCCTGGTGGATCCGTCGCTGGCCGGCACAATGTCTGCGGTGAGCAACCTGAGCACGCTTTCGGCAGCCGGAAGCGGCAACCATCATCTGCATCTTTCCGACCACGGCCACTCGCACCATGATCACCAGCACGCTTCCGGTGGCGCACGGAAGCGAAAGTTTTCCTTCAA TGACACGAGCGACATTGAAGATGACACCTGTGATGACTCCAAATCCGTCAGGACGACCGATGAGAGCAAAAA GCAAAACCACAGCGAGATCGAGAAGCGGCGGCGGGACAAGATGAACACCTACATTACGGAGCTGTCCGCGATGATACCGATGTGCCATGCGATGTCCCGCAAGCTGGATAAGCTCACGGTCCTGCGGATGGCCGTGCAGCATCTGAAAACGATCCGGGGCGCCGTACATTCGTACACGGAGGGTCACTACAAGCCGGCCTTTCTGTCCGACCAGGAGCTGAAGATGTTGATACTGCAGGCGGCCGAAGGGTTTCTGTTTGTGGTCGGCTGTGACCGGGGCCGGATACTTTACGTGTCGGAGTCGGTTTCGCACATACTGAACTATTCCCAG gGTGATCTGTTAGGACAAAGCTGGTTCGACATACTGCATCCGAAGGATGTGGCCAAAGTGAAAGAGCAGCTATCATCATCCGATCTGAGTCCCCGGGAACGTTTAATCGATGCCAAAA CGATGCTTCCGGTCAAGACGGACGTGCCGCAAGGCGTAACACGGCTCTGTCCCGGCGCCCGCCGTTCGTTCTTTTGCCGTATGAAGTGTAAAGCGAACGTGCAGGTAAAGGAGGAAGCGGACCAACCGAACAGTGTGTCCAGCGTGAACAATGTGTGCCATCGGCGCAAAAAGCAAGTAAATTCCG ATAAGAAGTATTCCGTGATACAGTGCACCGGGTACCTGAAATCGTGGGCCCCGGCCAAGATTGGGCTGGAGGAGAACGAGACGGACGGCGAGGGTGATTCGTGCAATCTGTCCTGTCTGGTGGCGGTCGGCCGGGTACAACCGAACCTCAACCAAAGCTGCAGTCTGACCGCGAACGGTCTGCACACACCGAGCGGTGCCAACGGACGGTCACGCAACGGGCAGAATTCAAATGCTGGCACGGGAGCATGTACGAGCGGTGGTAACACGGGATCGTCCAGCAACGGAAATCCAGCAGCGACACCAAGCAACGGGAGCGGGAAGTCCCTGAACCGCAACAACATTCCAAACCTGCGCAATGTCCAGTTCATCTCACGACACGCAATGGACGGCAAGTTCCTGTTCGTTGATCAGCGGGCAACGCTCGTGCTTGGCTTTTTGCCCCAGGAACTGCTCGGGACGAGTATGTACGAGTACTACCATCACGAGGACATTCCGGCGCTGGCAGAATCGCATAAGGCCGCTCTGCAAGCGACACAGTGCGTCACCACATCCGTGTATCGGTTGCGCACGAAGGAGACCGGGTTTGTGAGGCTTCAGAGTGAGTGGAAATCGTTCCGAAATCCGTGGACGAAGGAGATCGAGTATCTGATCGCGAAGAACAACGTGATCCTGTCGGAGTTGGGCGATGCTGGGGCGGCACGTGCCGGTGGGTATGGCATGGGAGAGCTCGGTGATGGGACGGGTGAGACGGGGTCGGGAGCTTCCGGTCAACCCGGCGTAGGGTACGAGTTCTTCAATCACA CGAATGGACGTGAGATACAGCGCATGATCAACTCGCACGTCGAGGCGGGCAAAATCGGGCGCCAGATAGCGGAACAGGTGTTGGACCATCAGCGACGGGTGGGAGATTCTTCCTCAG AAAGCAGCCCCAATCCGAACGAACCGACGATGCAGCCCACCTTCAGCTCGGCCCTGTCCGAGACGAACCATTCGAACGATGCGCTCACGTCCGGCGAGCACAGCATGGTCACCTCCACCGGTGTATCGCCTTCCTCGATTGCCGTCGTACCACCTGCCGTAACGACACGCATCAATGGAACGCTGCCCGGCTACAGCCATGTGCAGACGAACGCCATCATCAGTCCGGAGCATG acGTCTCACAAACGCAAGCCAGCAGCACGGACGGCAACGATGAGGCGGCGATGGCGGTGATCATGAGTCTGCTGGAGGCGGATGCCGGGCTCGGTGGTCCGGTAGATTTTTCCGGCCTTCCCTGGCCACTGCCGTGA